One window of Methanothermobacter tenebrarum genomic DNA carries:
- a CDS encoding TIGR03576 family pyridoxal phosphate-dependent enzyme, which translates to MLIRGPEDEILKKEQAFRIIRSTINEKGREALYDLTGLAGGFPIKKEDKRLLETYIGPAIYEEKLKRLAVEHLGGEEVIAFNRTTAGILATIIALTKPGGKIIHYLPESPSHPSVPESAKVRGAEYLEFDNIKEFYTPPGTKLIFITGATMDHKIIEIEEFKRIISLSKKARIPTVVDDASGARLRTIIYKQPKAIELGADLAITSTDKLMNGPRGGILAGKARLVKRIKSVAYKFGLEAQPPLIAAMVRALEEFEPTRLIKAIKLRDEVYEKLKRSFKGFQKTPTGVMIRPEEIKKEIEKRNVKTRLSPQETSYLWAMLLLQEHGIITIPAAGMPGASPTLRLDLSAPDAQRLKPDQITRILEETFQKLLDTIIEPEKAKKILGG; encoded by the coding sequence ATGCTCATCAGAGGACCTGAAGATGAAATATTAAAAAAAGAACAAGCCTTCAGGATAATCAGATCAACCATAAATGAGAAGGGTAGAGAGGCCCTCTATGACCTCACAGGCCTCGCGGGCGGATTCCCAATAAAAAAAGAGGATAAAAGGCTCCTAGAAACGTATATTGGACCTGCCATATACGAGGAAAAACTCAAAAGATTGGCAGTGGAACATCTGGGAGGAGAGGAGGTCATAGCATTCAACCGTACAACAGCCGGGATACTCGCCACAATAATAGCCCTAACAAAACCCGGAGGCAAAATCATACACTACCTCCCAGAATCCCCGTCACACCCTTCAGTACCTGAAAGTGCCAAGGTCAGAGGAGCAGAATACCTAGAATTTGATAACATCAAAGAATTTTACACACCCCCGGGGACGAAGCTCATCTTCATAACAGGAGCCACCATGGACCACAAGATAATAGAGATAGAAGAATTCAAAAGGATAATCAGCCTATCAAAGAAGGCAAGGATCCCAACAGTGGTTGATGACGCATCAGGGGCCCGCCTAAGGACGATAATATACAAACAACCCAAGGCGATAGAACTAGGAGCCGACCTGGCGATTACGAGCACAGACAAGCTCATGAACGGACCCCGTGGCGGAATACTAGCAGGAAAAGCCAGACTAGTCAAAAGGATAAAGAGTGTAGCATACAAGTTCGGCCTTGAAGCACAACCACCCCTCATAGCAGCCATGGTAAGGGCACTAGAAGAATTCGAACCCACAAGACTCATCAAAGCCATCAAACTAAGGGATGAAGTATACGAAAAACTTAAAAGATCCTTCAAGGGCTTCCAGAAGACCCCCACGGGTGTTATGATCCGCCCAGAGGAGATAAAAAAAGAAATAGAAAAACGCAATGTTAAAACAAGATTATCCCCACAGGAGACATCATACCTCTGGGCCATGCTACTACTCCAGGAACATGGGATAATAACAATACCAGCTGCTGGGATGCCAGGAGCATCCCCAACACTCAGACTAGACCTCTCAGCACCAGACGCCCAAAGACTAAAACCAGACCAGATAACAAGAATCCTAGAAGAAACATTCCAAAAACTATTAGACACAATAATAGAACCTGAAAAGGCGAAAAAGATACTAGGAGGCTAA
- a CDS encoding TIGR00288 family NYN domain-containing protein produces the protein MRRFEKLTSIRDYIPIKKKESEDKNIGLLVDGPNMLRKEFSLDLDLVKKILSEYGNMRVGKVLLNQYASDKLIEAIVNQGFTPIVVAGDTDVYMAVEAMELIYNPNIDIIALMTRDADFLPIINKAKENGKYTIVIGAEPGFSAALKNAADDAIVIKSEEKTKKPKE, from the coding sequence ATGCGCCGTTTTGAAAAACTAACATCGATTAGGGATTATATACCTATAAAGAAGAAGGAGTCTGAGGATAAGAATATTGGTTTGCTTGTTGATGGTCCTAACATGCTCAGGAAAGAGTTCAGCTTAGACCTAGACCTTGTGAAGAAGATATTATCAGAGTATGGTAATATGAGGGTTGGTAAAGTCCTCTTAAACCAATACGCTTCTGATAAGCTTATAGAAGCCATCGTAAACCAGGGCTTCACTCCGATAGTCGTCGCGGGGGATACTGATGTTTACATGGCCGTGGAGGCCATGGAGCTTATCTATAATCCTAATATTGATATAATAGCTTTAATGACTCGTGACGCTGATTTTCTCCCCATAATCAACAAGGCAAAAGAAAATGGCAAATATACTATTGTCATCGGAGCAGAGCCCGGTTTCAGCGCCGCACTAAAAAATGCTGCAGATGATGCAATAGTAATAAAATCTGAAGAAAAAACCAAAAAGCCAAAGGAATAG
- a CDS encoding DUF6282 family protein, with the protein MRRLNVNLQGMIDTHIHPGPDIVPRLLDDIEVARQARLEEMEAIVIKSHVEPTASRARIASKVTGLKVIGGVTLNETIGSLNPSAVEASAELGGRFVWMLTISREKVNLSNVGEVLDVIAEHDLVLATGHLRPYEILELIDLARSTGIQRILVNHPLTGVVGASLEEQREMSRHAILEHCLVACFHEQLPLGRIIEAIEYVGYRKCIIATDLGQEHNPPPVDGLKWFIVSLIQGGLKEKHINWMCSSAPKRLIF; encoded by the coding sequence ATGAGAAGGTTAAATGTTAACCTGCAGGGGATGATAGATACCCACATCCACCCGGGACCGGATATAGTACCTAGATTATTGGATGATATCGAAGTTGCAAGACAGGCTCGACTTGAAGAAATGGAGGCCATAGTAATAAAGAGTCATGTTGAACCAACCGCCTCAAGGGCTAGGATAGCATCTAAGGTCACGGGCTTGAAGGTCATAGGTGGTGTGACACTCAATGAGACCATCGGGAGCTTGAATCCTAGTGCTGTGGAGGCCTCGGCAGAACTTGGGGGGAGATTCGTGTGGATGCTTACAATTTCAAGGGAAAAGGTTAACCTTTCAAATGTTGGGGAGGTTTTAGATGTTATAGCAGAACATGACCTAGTACTTGCAACAGGACACCTTAGACCATATGAGATCCTTGAACTTATAGATTTGGCAAGATCCACCGGGATACAGAGGATACTAGTCAATCACCCCCTGACGGGAGTGGTGGGTGCAAGTTTAGAAGAGCAGAGGGAAATGTCAAGGCATGCGATCCTTGAACATTGCCTTGTAGCATGTTTCCATGAACAACTACCCTTGGGTAGGATTATAGAGGCTATAGAATATGTTGGATATAGAAAGTGTATAATTGCCACAGACCTTGGCCAGGAACATAACCCACCCCCGGTAGATGGGCTTAAATGGTTTATAGTGTCCCTCATCCAAGGTGGATTAAAAGAAAAGCATATCAATTGGATGTGCTCATCAGCCCCCAAAAGGTTAATATTCTAG
- a CDS encoding FumA C-terminus/TtdB family hydratase beta subunit codes for MEVKLKTPLSDEDVKGLRIGDIVYISGRIFTARDRAHEKMIREGAPYDLKGTVIFHAGPIIRQRGPLDGDIIEDPPVDLIVVGPTTSARMNPYQSRIISLGVKAIIGKGGMDKSVQDALTRECAVYLAAVGGCAALYAENVKRVRRVYWPSLGIPEAIWEFEVQDFGPLIVTMDSNGENLYEKVKC; via the coding sequence GTGGAAGTGAAACTTAAAACACCATTATCTGATGAGGATGTTAAAGGGCTTAGGATAGGTGATATCGTCTATATTTCAGGGAGGATATTCACGGCCCGTGACCGTGCACATGAGAAGATGATAAGAGAGGGGGCGCCATATGACCTAAAAGGGACTGTGATATTCCACGCGGGGCCTATAATAAGACAAAGGGGACCCCTCGATGGGGATATTATAGAGGACCCCCCTGTGGATCTTATCGTTGTAGGGCCGACAACAAGCGCTAGAATGAACCCATACCAGTCCAGGATCATAAGTTTAGGCGTTAAGGCGATAATAGGCAAGGGTGGTATGGATAAGAGCGTGCAGGATGCTTTAACCAGGGAATGTGCAGTTTACCTTGCAGCGGTTGGTGGATGCGCGGCACTCTACGCAGAGAATGTTAAAAGGGTTAGGAGGGTTTACTGGCCAAGCCTTGGCATCCCAGAGGCTATATGGGAGTTCGAAGTCCAGGACTTCGGGCCTTTGATCGTTACCATGGACTCCAATGGTGAAAACTTGTATGAGAAGGTTAAATGTTAA
- a CDS encoding DUF2070 family protein has translation MSSTKNIMSLSKYIMSLPPTRISLLSMIFLSFIIGAVGFLLDPVKTGLLEDIVDGGTSGVIIFGFGSIMAGALTQPWVNSLGGRRMKMKQSMFLAFFSMLIFSLVYLIGCISSTLFGADLIINFIILASAIIFAFRLIVIWGTSNISFLNSMLIAAIQPALIISMDIVVVFFSLTTTNIGYFSILAFLVKAIVASAILILAIYSFVLVVESPMRRNLGVGSLEFLSLFLSHISEDSPALEGLFEEIGEPIDTIIGVIAFKKGSKLKSLFLSPSVHPGPIGSIGGGNMPTILAEKFNTFTMVAHGPSTHDFNPVSTKEIEKMEKAIKNVLDDMEYHNHASRFHRLENDNAKIGVQFFGDGLLLLATMAPHGFDDIDFGVGLSLINLAKSRCNSKNVILVDCHNSFKGEASRVMPGNSEVFDLMDALDGLKCPGDMKNLKVGCASNSLDGLSKEDGVGQSGVKVLLVEVDGQRTAYILLDANNMVQGFREEILESVKSLGIEDGEVMTTDTHYVNTLSGGHNPVGKRKKDKILEAIIGCVESAVDDLEPVEVACATARVKNLNTLGPTNSTELVSTISSIVAVSRILAPIIFLVALMFVLVWIFYLNFRSWLWLTGSPIP, from the coding sequence TTGTCGAGTACAAAGAACATCATGAGCCTTTCAAAGTATATTATGAGCTTGCCTCCTACTAGGATCTCCCTACTCTCAATGATATTCCTAAGTTTCATCATTGGGGCTGTTGGATTCCTATTAGATCCTGTTAAGACCGGTCTTCTCGAGGATATAGTTGATGGTGGCACTAGTGGTGTTATAATATTTGGATTTGGGTCTATCATGGCCGGTGCCTTAACACAACCCTGGGTTAATTCTCTTGGCGGCCGGAGGATGAAAATGAAACAGTCAATGTTCCTCGCCTTCTTTTCCATGCTAATATTCTCACTGGTATACCTTATAGGTTGCATATCCTCAACCCTGTTTGGGGCGGATCTTATAATCAATTTCATAATCTTGGCTTCTGCTATCATTTTCGCCTTCAGACTCATTGTCATATGGGGTACCTCCAATATTAGCTTCTTAAATTCCATGCTTATTGCGGCAATTCAACCAGCCCTCATAATCTCCATGGATATCGTGGTGGTTTTCTTCAGTCTTACAACTACTAACATTGGCTATTTCAGCATACTAGCATTCCTTGTTAAGGCTATAGTAGCATCAGCCATCCTAATATTGGCCATCTACTCATTTGTGCTCGTGGTTGAATCTCCCATGCGACGCAACCTTGGGGTTGGCTCCCTAGAATTTTTAAGCCTTTTCCTATCCCACATCAGCGAGGATTCACCAGCACTCGAAGGCCTCTTCGAGGAAATAGGCGAGCCAATAGACACCATCATAGGCGTGATAGCATTCAAAAAGGGTTCAAAACTTAAAAGCCTATTCCTGAGCCCATCCGTACACCCAGGGCCAATTGGTAGTATCGGTGGGGGTAACATGCCCACAATACTCGCTGAAAAATTTAACACCTTCACGATGGTAGCCCACGGACCATCAACCCACGACTTCAACCCAGTATCTACAAAGGAAATCGAAAAAATGGAAAAGGCTATAAAAAATGTCCTAGATGATATGGAATACCACAACCATGCCAGCAGATTCCATCGGCTGGAAAATGATAATGCCAAGATTGGAGTGCAATTCTTCGGTGACGGTTTATTATTGTTGGCAACAATGGCACCCCATGGCTTTGATGATATTGACTTTGGCGTGGGCCTCTCACTCATAAACCTCGCCAAGAGCCGTTGCAATTCAAAGAATGTTATACTAGTCGATTGCCATAACTCATTCAAAGGGGAAGCTAGCAGGGTCATGCCAGGTAACAGTGAAGTTTTTGATCTTATGGACGCCCTTGATGGGCTTAAATGTCCAGGGGATATGAAAAATTTAAAGGTTGGCTGCGCATCCAACAGCCTAGATGGACTATCAAAGGAAGATGGTGTGGGTCAAAGTGGTGTGAAAGTTCTCCTAGTAGAGGTCGATGGTCAGAGGACAGCCTACATCCTCCTTGATGCCAATAACATGGTCCAGGGTTTCAGGGAGGAAATACTTGAAAGTGTAAAGTCCCTAGGCATCGAGGATGGGGAGGTGATGACCACCGACACACATTATGTGAACACCCTCTCAGGAGGCCATAATCCCGTGGGTAAAAGGAAAAAAGACAAGATCCTAGAGGCTATAATTGGATGCGTAGAATCTGCAGTTGATGATCTGGAACCAGTGGAGGTGGCCTGTGCCACTGCAAGGGTGAAAAATCTTAACACCCTAGGCCCTACTAATTCAACAGAACTTGTATCCACTATAAGTTCTATCGTAGCTGTTAGCAGGATACTGGCCCCGATAATATTCCTGGTAGCATTAATGTTCGTCCTTGTATGGATATTCTATCTCAACTTTAGATCGTGGTTGTGGTTAACAGGATCGCCCATACCATGA
- a CDS encoding DUF5379 domain-containing protein — protein MDVDAKITAIHSLAGFIAAIISFIVSGGSIPALGKNQALGTFMGLIILLLAGNIAERIFEKEEVGGFKGWLSNGVLPFIFVWFMVWAILLTTTTI, from the coding sequence ATGGACGTTGATGCCAAGATAACAGCAATCCATAGCCTGGCAGGTTTTATAGCTGCTATAATCTCATTCATAGTATCAGGCGGCTCCATACCAGCGCTCGGTAAAAATCAGGCGCTTGGAACATTCATGGGCCTTATCATCCTCCTCTTAGCAGGGAATATTGCCGAGAGGATCTTTGAAAAGGAAGAAGTTGGCGGTTTTAAGGGATGGCTGTCAAATGGTGTTCTCCCATTCATATTTGTCTGGTTCATGGTATGGGCGATCCTGTTAACCACAACCACGATCTAA
- the rqcH gene encoding ribosome rescue protein RqcH gives MKTMSNVDVFAVAHELDKLLKGARVAKAYQPLEDTIILRLHVKGEGRVDLLIQAGVRAHLTRYPLENPMIPPSFPMLLRKHLKGGTIEGVEQYDFDRILKLKIKKNKIYTLVIELFGKGNIILLDEDDKIILPFRREVWSGRKILPGETYKHPPGQAINPLEFDMDQLAQQIRGSETDIVRTLARSGLGGLYAEEVLLRAGIRKNLPANKLNIDDIKKIYDSINEVFKPLKRLDFTPNIIQEKDVIPLELEIYKDQKREYYNTYNEAADEFFSKKIRERIKREKEETWEDKIRKYEKRLRIQEGTLKDYKRKAKESSLKGDLIYSNYKLIQNLLETISKARKEYPHEEILKRVKKGKKEKIPEAQIIESLNRKGKITIKIEDKTITLDATKSLEENAEAFYEKAKKAKKKIVGVKDAIKETRKKLEKVKEKKETALKKITLPEKRIKRKLKWFEKFRWFISSQGFLVLAGRDATTNEILVKKYMEPKDIYLHSDIHGAPSVIIKSKGEKMPEKTIKEAAVFAASFSNAWKHGYSHLDVYWVHPEQVTKTPPPGEYLPKGAFVIKGHRNYIRGVPLEIAVGIIDYEGPRVMSGPTSALKKHTKDYVIIKPGYTKKEVIAKEILKRIDPSQVFTLEDIMRVLPPGKCSLA, from the coding sequence ATGAAGACAATGTCAAATGTTGATGTTTTCGCAGTAGCCCATGAATTAGACAAACTATTAAAGGGTGCGAGGGTCGCTAAAGCCTACCAGCCATTAGAGGATACTATAATCTTGAGATTGCACGTTAAAGGGGAGGGTAGAGTAGATCTTCTCATACAAGCTGGTGTAAGAGCGCACCTGACACGTTACCCCCTGGAGAATCCTATGATACCACCATCGTTTCCAATGTTACTCCGCAAACACCTGAAAGGTGGAACAATAGAAGGGGTTGAACAATACGATTTCGACCGGATACTGAAACTCAAAATAAAAAAGAACAAGATATACACGCTAGTAATTGAACTATTCGGAAAGGGCAACATAATACTCCTAGACGAAGATGATAAGATAATATTACCATTTAGGAGGGAAGTGTGGAGTGGGAGGAAAATCCTCCCAGGAGAAACCTACAAACACCCCCCAGGCCAGGCCATAAACCCACTAGAATTTGACATGGACCAACTAGCCCAACAGATAAGAGGATCAGAGACAGACATCGTAAGAACCCTCGCACGCAGTGGACTAGGGGGCTTATACGCTGAAGAAGTCCTCTTAAGGGCGGGGATCCGGAAGAACCTGCCAGCGAACAAACTAAACATAGATGATATTAAAAAAATCTATGACAGCATAAATGAAGTCTTCAAACCCCTTAAAAGATTAGATTTCACACCCAACATAATCCAAGAAAAAGACGTTATACCACTAGAACTTGAAATATACAAGGACCAAAAAAGAGAATATTACAATACCTATAACGAAGCCGCTGACGAATTCTTCTCAAAGAAAATCCGGGAAAGGATAAAAAGGGAGAAAGAAGAAACATGGGAAGACAAAATAAGAAAATACGAGAAAAGACTGAGAATACAAGAAGGAACCCTTAAAGATTACAAAAGAAAAGCCAAAGAATCCTCCCTAAAAGGCGACCTAATCTACTCAAACTACAAACTAATCCAAAACCTACTAGAGACCATATCAAAGGCCAGAAAAGAATACCCACACGAAGAAATACTTAAAAGAGTGAAAAAGGGTAAAAAAGAGAAAATACCCGAAGCCCAGATAATAGAATCACTCAACAGAAAAGGCAAAATCACAATAAAAATAGAAGACAAAACAATAACCCTAGACGCAACAAAAAGCCTCGAAGAAAACGCAGAAGCATTCTATGAAAAGGCCAAAAAGGCCAAGAAGAAAATAGTTGGAGTGAAAGACGCTATCAAAGAAACCCGAAAGAAACTAGAAAAGGTCAAAGAAAAAAAGGAAACAGCACTCAAGAAGATAACCCTACCAGAAAAAAGAATCAAAAGAAAACTTAAATGGTTCGAAAAATTCAGATGGTTCATCTCATCCCAGGGCTTCCTAGTATTAGCTGGTAGAGACGCCACAACCAATGAAATACTCGTAAAAAAATACATGGAACCCAAGGACATCTACCTCCACTCAGACATCCACGGAGCCCCATCAGTCATAATAAAAAGCAAAGGCGAGAAAATGCCAGAAAAGACGATAAAAGAAGCCGCAGTATTCGCCGCATCATTCTCCAACGCATGGAAACACGGATACAGTCACCTTGACGTTTACTGGGTCCACCCCGAGCAGGTGACAAAAACGCCACCACCAGGAGAATACCTGCCAAAAGGGGCTTTTGTAATAAAAGGTCACAGAAACTATATAAGGGGCGTGCCACTCGAAATAGCAGTTGGCATAATAGACTATGAAGGTCCAAGGGTCATGAGCGGCCCTACAAGCGCCCTTAAAAAACATACCAAAGATTATGTTATAATAAAACCCGGTTACACCAAAAAAGAGGTCATAGCCAAGGAGATACTTAAAAGGATAGACCCCAGTCAGGTTTTCACCCTTGAGGATATTATGAGGGTTCTTCCACCCGGAAAGTGCAGCCTAGCCTAG
- a CDS encoding Zn-ribbon domain-containing protein yields the protein MHQCINCGAKYKSVAELSNGCPKCGGRYFKYTHKKRRRQEGKGPGGSIETIMIHENGIYEVNLTPLLEDDSIIVSDEEGKYVIDLNFLLKKHLKKRRS from the coding sequence GTGCATCAGTGCATTAACTGCGGCGCCAAGTATAAGAGTGTTGCAGAGCTTTCAAATGGATGTCCCAAGTGTGGTGGCAGATACTTCAAGTACACTCATAAGAAGAGGAGGAGACAGGAGGGTAAAGGGCCGGGTGGTTCTATAGAGACTATAATGATACATGAAAATGGCATCTATGAGGTTAACTTGACACCGCTCCTCGAGGATGATTCCATAATAGTATCAGATGAGGAAGGAAAGTATGTCATCGACTTAAATTTTCTCTTGAAAAAGCATTTGAAAAAAAGGAGATCCTAG
- a CDS encoding DUF2073 domain-containing protein, producing the protein MEGLKMDFLSSKALEDKSSLEKISMIIERVKDGDILVLEGSLTPSEEAELIETTMREIDIENFVGIDIHTLEKDEKSFFGFSKKKTIGLTIIGPANVMKTVKKRSNFLSMIAKIGDSGASVH; encoded by the coding sequence ATGGAAGGCTTAAAGATGGATTTTTTATCATCAAAGGCCCTTGAGGATAAGAGTAGTCTTGAAAAGATTTCAATGATCATAGAACGGGTGAAGGATGGTGACATCCTAGTACTGGAGGGGAGTCTCACACCATCAGAAGAGGCGGAGCTCATTGAAACAACGATGAGGGAAATAGACATTGAAAACTTTGTGGGTATAGATATACACACCCTGGAAAAGGATGAAAAGTCGTTCTTCGGCTTCTCAAAGAAGAAGACTATTGGACTCACCATAATCGGCCCAGCCAATGTCATGAAGACGGTTAAAAAGAGGTCCAATTTCCTTTCCATGATTGCGAAGATTGGTGATTCTGGTGCATCAGTGCATTAA
- a CDS encoding Era-like GTP-binding protein yields MMNSFFRRLLDTLLRRRRKIRIGLYGHPNSGKTTLANTICEDWIGKPLGVISEIPHETRSVYKQEEVVIEKDGAKLYFDIIDTPGVATKVDYKNFLKYGLSEREAKERAKEATKGIIEAIKWLDDVTGVLLVMDSTEDPLTQANITIIGNLEARRIPFLIIANKIDLPESSADRISAVFPQHTVVPISALHKENIEQLYMEMVKKFR; encoded by the coding sequence ATGATGAATAGTTTTTTCAGGAGATTGTTAGACACTTTACTTCGAAGGAGGAGGAAAATTAGAATAGGCTTATACGGGCATCCGAATTCTGGTAAAACCACACTAGCAAATACAATCTGTGAAGATTGGATCGGGAAACCCCTGGGGGTGATATCAGAGATACCTCATGAGACTAGGTCTGTCTACAAACAAGAGGAGGTGGTCATAGAAAAAGACGGGGCCAAATTATACTTTGACATTATAGACACTCCTGGGGTGGCTACGAAGGTCGATTACAAGAATTTCCTAAAATATGGATTGTCAGAGAGAGAAGCCAAGGAAAGGGCTAAAGAGGCTACTAAGGGTATAATAGAGGCTATAAAGTGGTTGGATGATGTTACTGGGGTTCTGCTCGTTATGGATTCTACAGAGGATCCGTTGACACAAGCGAATATAACAATAATAGGGAACTTGGAGGCGAGGAGGATACCATTCCTTATAATAGCTAATAAGATAGACTTGCCGGAATCATCAGCGGATAGGATATCAGCAGTTTTCCCACAGCATACTGTCGTGCCGATATCAGCATTACACAAGGAAAATATAGAACAGTTATACATGGAAATGGTGAAAAAATTTAGGTAA
- a CDS encoding metal-dependent hydrolase, which produces MELRWFGHSAFEIVSEEKTRILIDPFISNNPACNMPVEELKADLIFVTHGHADHLGDAMEIANRSKALLVGTHELSVFFSKQGLESEGMNIGGSLKFDDIKVTMVDAKHSPDIDFTDEITPGGSACGFIFQLEDGQKIYHAGDTGLFSDMKAVIGEIYKPDIALLPIGDRYTMGPEDAIVAAKWISPRKVIPMHYNTFPVIEQDPTIFKEILEEETPIKVIILEPGETYKE; this is translated from the coding sequence ATGGAGCTTAGATGGTTTGGACATTCAGCATTTGAAATAGTATCGGAGGAGAAAACCAGGATACTTATTGACCCTTTCATAAGCAACAACCCAGCCTGTAACATGCCAGTAGAGGAGTTAAAGGCTGACTTGATCTTTGTGACACATGGACACGCGGACCACCTTGGGGATGCTATGGAGATAGCCAACCGAAGCAAGGCGCTGCTTGTGGGCACCCATGAACTCTCTGTATTCTTTTCGAAGCAAGGACTCGAAAGTGAGGGTATGAACATTGGGGGGTCCCTAAAATTCGACGATATCAAGGTGACCATGGTTGACGCCAAACACTCCCCTGATATAGACTTCACAGATGAAATAACCCCAGGGGGGAGTGCTTGTGGGTTCATATTCCAATTAGAGGACGGTCAGAAGATATACCATGCGGGGGACACTGGCTTATTCAGTGACATGAAAGCAGTTATCGGGGAAATCTACAAGCCAGATATCGCACTTCTACCAATAGGTGACCGTTATACTATGGGACCAGAGGATGCTATAGTAGCGGCCAAGTGGATATCACCCCGGAAGGTCATACCAATGCACTATAATACTTTCCCGGTCATAGAACAGGATCCTACCATATTCAAGGAAATCCTAGAAGAGGAGACACCTATAAAAGTTATAATATTAGAGCCTGGTGAAACATACAAGGAATAA
- a CDS encoding class III signal peptide-containing protein: MIFDEKGQGAAEYVLLFGAVIIFAILALGIYYSYFKDQSPFSSSEDLKNVRENVARNR; the protein is encoded by the coding sequence ATGATATTTGATGAGAAGGGTCAGGGTGCGGCGGAGTACGTTTTATTATTCGGGGCTGTTATAATCTTCGCAATCTTAGCATTAGGGATCTATTATTCATACTTCAAAGACCAGAGTCCTTTTTCAAGTTCTGAGGACTTGAAAAATGTAAGGGAGAATGTCGCCCGAAACCGTTAA
- a CDS encoding Flp family type IVb pilin has translation MRLLKDEKGQGAAEYILLFGGVIVIAIVALILYRRYFQGQSLNSVEDIQNVRTNLSQG, from the coding sequence ATGAGATTATTAAAGGATGAGAAAGGACAAGGAGCAGCAGAATATATACTACTATTCGGTGGCGTAATCGTCATAGCAATAGTAGCACTAATACTATACAGAAGATACTTCCAAGGTCAGAGCCTTAACAGCGTAGAGGACATACAGAATGTAAGAACTAATTTATCACAAGGATAA
- a CDS encoding class III signal peptide-containing protein — MICVLEEEAQVSAEMILIIGALLIIVIVVGVYVRDIAGAIAGNITEVIDASRDSTIQKL; from the coding sequence ATGATTTGTGTGTTGGAGGAGGAGGCTCAGGTCAGTGCTGAGATGATATTGATCATAGGTGCCTTGTTAATCATAGTGATAGTTGTGGGCGTGTATGTCAGGGATATTGCAGGTGCCATCGCAGGGAACATCACCGAGGTAATAGATGCGTCCCGCGACTCCACCATCCAAAAACTATAA